A part of Thiomicrorhabdus sediminis genomic DNA contains:
- a CDS encoding copper resistance system multicopper oxidase, translated as MKTTIHNTQLSRRKFVHGMAVATTAAAVGARIPNALAEDEFISRNTEEFYSQQTLLSGTEFDLTIAEKRVNITGKTRIATLINGSLPAPTLVFREGDTVTLRVKNELDVDSSIHWHGIILPTHMDGVPGFSFDGIKPGETYTYQFTLQQTGTYWYHSHSEYQEQTGVYGAIVVLPRKSEPVHSDYDYVVQLSDWSDTAPETIYANLKKMGDFYNIGQRTVGDFFDEISQFGFSKAWENRKMWNTMKMTDRDISDVSGATYTYLMNGLSPNAHWRAQIEAGKKVRLRFINAAAMTFFDVRIPGLKMTVIAADGNLIQPVQVDEFRIGVAETYDVIIEPEAKQTAYAIFAQSIDRTGYAIGSLTTDTSQIAEAPEMDPLPILTMTDMGMDHSDMQGMDHSGHDMGSMNDTATDHSGHDMGSMSDNPMDSSGHNMETMNNNAIDHSGHDMSKSSYSSPDYRHALASEQMQMGMDVSDVDHSAHSHSAQAMNVDLDSIMMPMNMNPNLPQIEVPRKEGPQIDMRATGASYRLDDPGVGLRNNGRKVLTYADLKNLYPTRHEPKPTKELVLHLTGNMERYMWSIDGIPFDEAPPLKFQYGERIRITFINDTMMNHPMHLHGVWSDLETGDENHIPRKHTIVVQPGAKISYRVTMDARGDWAFHCHMLYHMMGMFRRVQIR; from the coding sequence ATGAAGACGACTATTCATAACACTCAATTATCACGACGTAAATTTGTTCATGGTATGGCTGTAGCCACTACCGCCGCCGCAGTGGGAGCACGAATTCCCAATGCCTTGGCCGAAGATGAATTTATCTCCCGCAACACTGAGGAATTTTATTCTCAGCAAACGCTATTAAGCGGTACCGAGTTTGATTTAACCATTGCCGAAAAACGTGTCAATATTACCGGAAAAACGCGAATCGCCACCCTGATCAATGGTTCCTTGCCTGCACCCACATTAGTGTTTAGAGAGGGAGACACCGTTACCTTAAGGGTCAAAAACGAATTGGATGTCGACTCATCCATTCATTGGCATGGCATAATCCTGCCAACCCATATGGATGGTGTGCCAGGTTTCAGTTTTGATGGCATCAAGCCAGGCGAAACCTACACTTACCAATTTACCCTTCAACAAACCGGAACCTACTGGTATCACAGCCACTCGGAATACCAAGAACAGACCGGTGTGTACGGTGCAATCGTCGTCCTGCCAAGAAAGAGCGAACCTGTCCATTCCGACTATGACTATGTCGTGCAACTTTCCGATTGGTCAGACACGGCTCCTGAAACCATCTATGCCAATCTCAAAAAAATGGGGGATTTTTATAATATCGGGCAAAGAACGGTCGGCGATTTTTTTGACGAAATCTCGCAATTCGGTTTTTCTAAGGCGTGGGAAAACAGAAAGATGTGGAATACCATGAAAATGACTGATCGCGATATATCTGATGTGTCCGGTGCCACCTATACCTATTTGATGAATGGCTTATCCCCGAATGCCCATTGGCGTGCTCAAATAGAAGCCGGTAAAAAAGTGCGTTTACGCTTTATCAATGCCGCAGCGATGACGTTTTTTGATGTTCGCATTCCAGGCCTAAAAATGACGGTTATTGCCGCCGACGGTAATTTGATTCAACCTGTGCAAGTCGATGAGTTTAGGATTGGTGTCGCCGAAACCTACGATGTCATTATCGAACCTGAAGCCAAACAAACCGCCTATGCTATCTTTGCCCAGTCTATAGATCGCACCGGATACGCTATTGGCTCCCTGACAACCGATACCAGCCAAATAGCAGAGGCTCCAGAAATGGATCCGTTACCGATTCTAACCATGACCGATATGGGAATGGATCATAGCGATATGCAGGGCATGGATCATTCGGGTCATGATATGGGCTCAATGAATGATACTGCCACCGACCACTCCGGTCACGACATGGGATCGATGAGTGATAACCCCATGGACTCCTCAGGCCACAACATGGAAACGATGAACAATAATGCCATCGATCATTCAGGTCATGACATGTCGAAAAGCTCATATTCATCGCCCGATTACCGTCACGCCTTAGCGTCTGAACAAATGCAAATGGGCATGGATGTCAGTGATGTCGATCACTCCGCTCATTCACACAGCGCACAAGCCATGAATGTAGATCTCGATTCCATTATGATGCCAATGAATATGAACCCAAACCTCCCACAAATAGAGGTTCCCAGAAAAGAAGGTCCGCAGATTGATATGCGTGCAACCGGTGCCAGCTATCGCTTGGACGATCCTGGGGTCGGGCTACGTAACAACGGTCGCAAGGTGTTAACCTATGCAGACCTTAAAAACCTGTACCCTACCCGCCACGAGCCAAAACCCACCAAAGAGCTTGTTCTCCACTTGACAGGAAACATGGAACGTTACATGTGGTCAATTGACGGCATTCCTTTTGATGAAGCGCCGCCGTTAAAGTTTCAATACGGTGAACGAATCCGTATCACCTTTATTAACGACACCATGATGAATCACCCAATGCATTTACACGGCGTCTGGAGCGATTTGGAAACAGGGGATGAGAACCACATTCCTAGAAAGCACACGATAGTGGTTCAACCCGGTGCCAAAATCAGCTATAGAGTCACCATGGATGCACGCGGTGATTGGGCATTCCACTGTCACATGCTGTATCACATGATGGGCATGTTTAGACGCGTACAAATTCGATAA